Part of the Flagellimonas eckloniae genome, CCTTCAGAAATAGTATTGAATACATTTTTGATGCCTCCGCCCAAAATCCAATATTCATCAGTTAGGTTGGGGCCGATTCCACCTCCACCATCAGCCATATGACATGCAACACAGTTTGTTGTAAATATTTTTTCTCCAGCACTCAAATCTGCAGCTTCGGATAAAAATTCCACGGTATTGACATCGACCAAATCCTTAGCGGTTTTCTTATATTCTTCAATGGCGATTTTAGCTGCTGCCACTTCCTGTTCGTATTCCAATTTCTGGTCATAGTCGCCAGCAACATGAAAGCGTATGAGATAAACTACTGCAAAAATGATAGTGGCATAAAAGAGGTATACCCACCAAGGCGGCAAAACATTGTCCAACTCCCTAATTCCATCATAATTGTGGTCCAAGATTATTTCACCTTCTTTTTCAATCTCCTTGGTCTTGGTAAGGCGCTTATAGATGCTTTTAACCCATGTCCATTCCCTTTTCTTGGCCTTGGATGCCAAGTAACGTTCTTTCGCCTCTTCTGAAAGTGTTTGGAACATTACATTTTCAATGGAACTTAAAATAAGTTCTATGGCAATCAATATCAACAATACCATCAACAGAAAAAACTGCGTAATTGGATATTCGATGATAGCTGGTTTTTCACCAGAATCTATGAAGTATTCCATTAATCCAAAGATGATGAAGAATAGCAGTGGAATACGTATCCACCAAGGTGTTCTTGTGCTCATAATGCTATAGTTTATTTTGTTGATCGTTATCTAAAGGCAGTTCTCCCATCTCTTTTATATGTGCTTTGCTAGCAGTAAATACCCACCAAAACAAGAGGACAAAAAACACGAAGAATATTAACAAGGATATCATAGGATAACTTGCAATACCTTCTATACTTTCCATATGGTTTTTCACAAATTTCAACATGGCTTATTTGTTTTGAGATTGTAATTACTTTGTTTCTTTTACTTTAATATCAGTTCCCAATCGTTGCAAGTAAGCAATCAATGCAACAATCTCCCTATCACGCATTTCAATAAAATCCTCTCCATTTTCTTGCGCATATTTTTTATCGGCCTCATAGGTTCTTTCAAATTCTGGATCTGTATATAGATTCTTCTCTATCTGGATGGCTTGTTCAGCCATAGATTGCGGCGCATTGGCTATATCTTCATCCGTATAAGGCACACCAAGACTAACCATAGCTTCCATTTTACTTTGTACGGCGCTTCTATCATGTTCATTTACAACCAACCACTGATAGGCAGGCATAATAGACCCTGAAGACGTACTTTGGGGATCATACATATGGTTCAAGTGCCAATTATCTGAGTACTTCCCTCCAATTCGCAATAAATCTGGACCAGTTCGCTTACTACCCCATAGGAAAGGATGGTCATACACAAACTCTCCCGCTTTGGCATATTCGCCATAGCGCTCCACTTCACTTCTAAAAGGTCTGATCATTTGGGAATGACAACCCACACAACCTTCACGAATGTATAGATCCCTTCCTTCCAATTCTAAAGGTGTATATGGTTTTACACTTGTGATGGTAGGAATATTGGATTTTACCAGAATAGTAGGCACAATCTGGATAATCCCTCCTATTAAAATGGCAACTGTGGCCAAAATGGTCAATTGCACTGGTCTTCTTTCCAACCAGTTGTGGAAAGTCTCTCCTGCAGTTCTTCTTTTAGAGACTCTTGTCAGAGCAGGTGCTTCAGCTAATTCATCTTCTACTGAGCTTCCTTTTCTAATTGTGACAATCACATTGTAGACCATGATCAACATACCAACAAGGAACATGGTACCTCCTATAGCACGCATCCAATACATTGGAATGATTTGGGTAACGGTTTCCAAGAAATTTCCATAGACCAATGATCCATCTGGGTTAAATTCTTTCCACATTAGGGCTTGGGTAAACCCAGCAACATACATGGGCAATGCATATAGGATAATACCTAAGGTACCAATCCAGAAATGCAAGTTTGCCAATCCTTTTGAATACAGTGTTGTCTTGAACATTTTTGGTACCAGCCAATAAATCATACCGAAGGTCAAAAATCCATTCCAAGCCAGTGCCCCCACATGTACGTGAGCAATAATCCAATCGCTAAAATGCGCAATGGCATTTACATTTTTAAGGGATAGCATAGGCCCTTCAAATGTGGCCATACCATATCCTGTAATAGCAACTACCATAAATTTTAAAGTGGCGTCACTACGCACTTTATCCCAAACGCCTCTCAAGGTTAAAAGTCCATTGATCATACCCCCCCAAGATGGAGCAATCAACATAATAGAGAAAACAACCCCTAAGTTTTGAGCCCAATCTGGTAAAGACGAATACAATAAATGGTGAGGTCCTGCCCAGATATAAATGAATATCAATGACCAGAAATGGACAATGGAAAGGCGATAAGAATATATAGGCCTATTTGCTGCTTTGGGAACAAAATAATACATCAATCCCAAAAATGGTGTGGTTAAAAAGAAGGCTACGGCATTATGTCCGTACCACCATTGCACCAAAGCATCTTGTACACCTGCATACACCGAATAACTTTTTAAAGCAGCTACGGGCAACTCCAAACTATTAAAAATATGAAGTACCGCAACGGTAACAAATGTTGCCAGGTAAAACCAAATTGCAACATAGAGATGGCGTTGTCTTCTTTTTAAGATGGTTCCAATCAGGTTCCAACCAAAAACAACCCAAACCACGGCGATGGCAATATCTATGGGCCATTCCAATTCTGCATATTCTTTAGATGTGGTATACCCCAAAGGCAATGTAATGGCGGCAGCCACAATAATTAGTTGCCAGCCCCAAAAATTAAAATTGCTCAGAAAATCACTAAACATTCTCGCTTTCAGCAATCTTTGGGTGGAATAATAAACCCCGGCAAAGATGGCGTTCCCGACAAATGCAAAAATCACGGCATTGGTATGCAATGGGCGCAAACGTCCAAAGCTCAACCACGAAATACCATCTGTGATATTGGGAAACAAAAACATAAACGCCAGTAGCAGTCCTACCAGCATTCCAACAACGCCCCATAGCATGGTAGCGTATAAAAACTTTTGTACGATTTTGTTATCGTAGCTAAATTGTTGTATTTCCATATATATTGGTTTGTTCTTTACTTTGTTTGATTTCTATAATTTCTGCTTCGTTTTCTTCTAAATCACCTACTAATTCATCCTCAAAAAGCATACGGACGGAAGGTGTATATGCATCATCATATTGTCCACTTTTGACCGAAAAGACAAAAGCAACAAAAAAGACCAGCGCAACTGAAATACTTATGGCCAACAACACATATATAACACTCATACCTACCTGAATTCTAGCGTAAAACTACATTGACATGTTTGCCTAAAAAATGACATATATCAGCTTTTATTATTTTAATTTTCTTCCTAAAAAGTTTGTACACAAGGTTGTAAAAATCACAATGCTGATTGAACTCAAAGGCATAAGTATTGCCGCAACTACAGGTTCTAACTGGCCCGTAACCGCGAAATACAATCCAATAACATTATAGCACAATGAGAGGAGGAAACTGAGCTTTATAATTTGAATTGATTTTCTTGACAGCTTCAGAAAAGCAGGAAGTTTGGTCAGGTTTGAAGCATCTAAAATGGCATCACATGCCGGTGAAAAAACGTTGATATCTTCAGAAATGGATACACCCACATTACTTTGGGCCAAAGCACCAGCATCGTTAAGTCCGTCACCAACCATAAGTACACTATGGTCTTTTTGTAGATGTTTGATATAATCTAATTTGTCCTTAGGTTTTTGGTTGAACAGTAAATTGGTTTTAGCAGGAAGTATGCCTTGCAGCTGTTTTCTTTCACCATCATTATCACCAGACAATATTCCTATATTCATAGTTTTGCCCAAGGTGGCAAAAAGATCTTCCACCCCATCCCTATATTTATTCTTAAACACAAACCTACCTTTGAAATCTTCATCAGAACTAATATAAACAGCTGTATCTGATACAAGTTTTGGCATAGATTCTCCAACATAGCTGGCGGAACCTGCCTTAATGGTATGCTTATTCAATTTCCCTTCCACTCCCTTGCCAGTATGCTCTTGAAACTCATCCAGAGTAGTTATGGCATTGGATTTTAATATCTCATATAAAGACCTACTCAATGGATGGTTGGATGCGCGCAAGGTGGTTTTTAACAATGTGATTTCTTCCTCGGTCAATTCAATCCCTTCATATAGAATGGCATCTTTTGCGGTTGTTGTTATGGTTCCTGTTTTATCAAATATGGCGGTGTCAATTTTTGACAATCGCTCTATGACATTGGTGTTTTTTAGGTAGAATTTGTGCTTGCCATATATGCGAAGCATATTCCCCAGCGTAAATGGAGCGGCAAGAGCGATTGCGCAGGGACATGCAATGATAAGGACAGCTGTAAACACGTTGAGAGCCATACTAGGCATATAAAACAACCAAAAAACGGTTGCTAAAATGGCAACACTCAAAACTCCAATAGTAAATCGCTTTCCAA contains:
- a CDS encoding cbb3-type cytochrome c oxidase N-terminal domain-containing protein, with amino-acid sequence MSTRTPWWIRIPLLFFIIFGLMEYFIDSGEKPAIIEYPITQFFLLMVLLILIAIELILSSIENVMFQTLSEEAKERYLASKAKKREWTWVKSIYKRLTKTKEIEKEGEIILDHNYDGIRELDNVLPPWWVYLFYATIIFAVVYLIRFHVAGDYDQKLEYEQEVAAAKIAIEEYKKTAKDLVDVNTVEFLSEAADLSAGEKIFTTNCVACHMADGGGGIGPNLTDEYWILGGGIKNVFNTISEGGRDGKGMIAWKQSLKPVEMAQVASYILTLGGTTPADPKAPEGEIWVDPDAPESEETIEETPTEQVSDSTDVAMN
- a CDS encoding cytochrome c oxidase subunit IV — its product is MLKFVKNHMESIEGIASYPMISLLIFFVFFVLLFWWVFTASKAHIKEMGELPLDNDQQNKL
- the ccoN gene encoding cytochrome-c oxidase, cbb3-type subunit I, which encodes MEIQQFSYDNKIVQKFLYATMLWGVVGMLVGLLLAFMFLFPNITDGISWLSFGRLRPLHTNAVIFAFVGNAIFAGVYYSTQRLLKARMFSDFLSNFNFWGWQLIIVAAAITLPLGYTTSKEYAELEWPIDIAIAVVWVVFGWNLIGTILKRRQRHLYVAIWFYLATFVTVAVLHIFNSLELPVAALKSYSVYAGVQDALVQWWYGHNAVAFFLTTPFLGLMYYFVPKAANRPIYSYRLSIVHFWSLIFIYIWAGPHHLLYSSLPDWAQNLGVVFSIMLIAPSWGGMINGLLTLRGVWDKVRSDATLKFMVVAITGYGMATFEGPMLSLKNVNAIAHFSDWIIAHVHVGALAWNGFLTFGMIYWLVPKMFKTTLYSKGLANLHFWIGTLGIILYALPMYVAGFTQALMWKEFNPDGSLVYGNFLETVTQIIPMYWMRAIGGTMFLVGMLIMVYNVIVTIRKGSSVEDELAEAPALTRVSKRRTAGETFHNWLERRPVQLTILATVAILIGGIIQIVPTILVKSNIPTITSVKPYTPLELEGRDLYIREGCVGCHSQMIRPFRSEVERYGEYAKAGEFVYDHPFLWGSKRTGPDLLRIGGKYSDNWHLNHMYDPQSTSSGSIMPAYQWLVVNEHDRSAVQSKMEAMVSLGVPYTDEDIANAPQSMAEQAIQIEKNLYTDPEFERTYEADKKYAQENGEDFIEMRDREIVALIAYLQRLGTDIKVKETK
- the ccoS gene encoding cbb3-type cytochrome oxidase assembly protein CcoS, translated to MSVIYVLLAISISVALVFFVAFVFSVKSGQYDDAYTPSVRMLFEDELVGDLEENEAEIIEIKQSKEQTNIYGNTTI